DNA from Canis lupus familiaris isolate Mischka breed German Shepherd chromosome 9, alternate assembly UU_Cfam_GSD_1.0, whole genome shotgun sequence:
AAAGTTTTTCAGTTGACATGGTtcgatttgtctattttttttctttttttttaaattttatttatttattcatgacagacacacacacacacacacacacacacacacagaggcagagacacaggcagagggagaagcagtctccatgcagggagcacaatgtgggacccgatcccgggactccagaatcatgccctgggccgaaggcaggcgctaaaccactgagccacccagggatctcccgatttgtctatttttttcttttgcaaaccCTTTCCTAACAAGAAGACAGATTAATGGCTCAGTGGGATGTTCATCGGCtggtgagggcagaggaggggccaGCTGAATGCTGAAGCAGCCCTGgaccctctcccttccttcctcccgtCGTCCCTGCAGAAGCTGCTGTTTGAGCGGGGGAAGGAGTCGCTGGAGTCCGAGTTCCGCAGCCTGATGACCAGGCACAGTAAGGTCGTGTCCCCTGTGCTCATCCTGGATCTGATCAGTGGCGAAGATGAGCTGGAGGTCCAGGAGGAGGTACCCCTGGAGCACCTGCCCGAGGGAGTGCTCCAGGACGTGATCCGCATCTCCCGCTGGCTGGTGGAATACGGCCGCAACCAAGGTGAGAGGACCTGGGGGGCAGGGCCAGACCAAGTGGGCTTTTCtcccctttatttctttaatctacctgggtgtttttttaataagtagaAGTTCAATACGAAATGATATATGAGCAATAAACCTACAGCTTATGTGACAGCTATGAATGCGTCCACGGCAGTTTTAGGGGCTCCCttgggagaagagggaggccATCAGACAGCCTCCAGACCCCTCAGCGGCCTTCAGCCAGAGCCCCTGTGTTTTGGCCCGTTTTTTTTCACGGGGCTCCCAGAGACACATTGGATGGAAACTGCGGAAATGTAGTGTGTCCTTGTTCATTTGCATTTTTGGATTCTCCAGTTTTCCAGTATTGATAAACAGTGCTGCAGTGAGCATACTCAGGCTTTTCTTACATAGGGAGTTCTTTGGCTGTTTTCTCAAAGATGTGACTATCAGGTAGAAGTGTCCAAACAGAAGTGTCCAAACAGATCTGTCCAAACAGAGAGAGACCATGCATGcagtgggaaggagcagaaggagagagagtgttaagcagactccccattgagtgtggagcctaacgtagggctcagtctcacaaccctgagatcatgacctgagctaaaaccaagagtcgcacactcaaccgactgagccacccaggcatcctctaattttttatgtatttcttttatttaaaagaactttaCCTTCAAAACTTAATTAGCCATTCTATTGAGGGGTATTTTCCCTTTAAGACGACTTGATTTGGGACCAGGGTATGTGGGTGGCTGGGAGCCATAGCAGATGCTAGGCATGAGTTAGCAACTAAAATGGTGGGCTCTACTCCCGCTCTGCACCCGGCACCTAGAGGGGAAAGTGAGGTTCCCCTAgcaaggcagaggcagggaccCCAGCTGCCATAGCTCTGTCATCCCCTCTCTCCTCAGATTTCATGAATGTCTACTACCAGATTCGCTCCAGCCAGCTAGACCGCTCCATCAAGGGCCTGAAGGAGCATTTCCGGAAGAGTAGTTCCTCCTCTGGGGTTCCCTACTCCCCTGCTATCCCCAATAAGAGGAAAGACACGCCCACCAAGAAGCCCCTCAAGAGGCCAggtgagccccccaccccggccctttAAGCCCCAGCCAGGAGGCTGCATGGGACCTGCATTACTTTCAGCCACCTTGAGGTTAGCAGCATCGGCCCGTCCAGAGCTGGTCCTCTTGGTGACCCCAACTGTAGGTACGCAGGACAGAAAGCACCTAGCAGGGACCTCTCTGCTAAGGCTCTGTGCTCCGGGGGAAATGTCCTTGTGTGTCAGCCACGGCCTGGCGAGCGTGGCCGTCTTGGGCTACTGAGAGCTGTTGTCCTCAGCTGCAGGAGAGGCTAGGATATCACAAGTGAAGGGCTGCTGCCACCATAGCTGACACTGCTGAGCTGTGTACACTGTGTACACTGCCCACTGTAGCCTGTGGGACCTGTCCCTCGTGATAGCAGGTTGTGTTTAAGTGTCTCTTCCCTATGCCCCTCAGCAAGCACCTGCTCCCACTCAGGCCTTTAGTTGGGGTTTGGAGAAATGGTAGCATAGAGGCTGCCCTTGGGGGCCCCAGCAGAGACACACCGCCTTCTTCCCTCCAGCGTGGGTATCCTGGCTGTCACCTAGAAAACCTGCTCCCAATAGTGACTGTGCTGAGCCAGCCTGCTGGGCCGCAGCTGCCGGCACACAGTAGGTCTATTCCTATGTCTCTGTGCTTTGGGCGGGGCAGTCTTCCTCCATGAGGCTGTGAGGCAGCCCGCTTCAGCTGGCCTGTGCCCTCTTCCCCATCTCTTCTCTGACAGGCCCACAGGGGGCCCCCGACTGGTCTGCACTGCCCCCAGAGTGTTGGCTGGCCATGGCGGGGCTCACAGGGGGTCTCATCTGTCCTTGGCTTGTGGGTTCTAGAGGAAGACTCAGGCTGTGAGGATCCCTGGTCTCTGCAGAGTCTCAAGAGCTGTCAGCAGCCAGCGCATCAGGGCTGATGTTAGAGAACCAGGGAGCCAGGCCCCTGGCACATCCGCTCCTGGTTCGGAGGTGGGGAGCAGCGAGGCCTCAGTGGACCAGTAATCTAATCCCAATGTCAGCATCTGTGGTCACTGGGCACCTGATGGGTTTGGCGGCCACCCCATCAGCATTTGTCACCCATGTCCACACCAGCCAGCCTCCCCCAGGCCCGTGTGCTGGGGCTGTGGGGCAGGAATCCGATTTGCTCATTAGCAGGACCGCTGGCTGAATGGGGAGAACACAGGAGACAGATGCTGAGCCTGGGCCCTGAACTTGGTCATTAGTGGCTAATTGTCACGTGGTCCAAACAGAACAAGGAGCTGTCACAGATCTTGCCCCTCCTCGCCCCGCTTTTTGGGGTGCTGCCAGGACCCGCACAGCCTCACTGTGTTCAGAGACAGCTGCGGGGACACAAGGAGTCTCCAGGGGAGACGAACCAGGGTTACACGTGGGGCCTCCTCCCCGTTCCTAGTACATTTTATCAACAAGGCAGCTGTCCTCGgctattttaaatactattttatatccCCCATTTTCTGCCCTGCGAGGTCTCATTCCCACCGAGGTGGCTGACCCCCGGGGCTGTAGGCGCTGTGGTTTTGTTTGTGTTGATTTCACTCGTGATACtaactgttgtttttttcccccatgccGGGAGCATGCCCCCCTCTCTACTATCCTGCCTCCTCCGGCTCTGTGTGGTGGCTTCCGTTAACCCCAACCGAGCTTTTGAGTTTGTTCCCGATTGCTTTGGGGGTTCGGGTCGCTTTGGTGCGAGGGGCCAGGCTGCCTCAGGGTCTCCAGGCCTTCTGTCTCAGGCACCGCTCTCCCAAGAAGCTCAGTCACGTTTCACCAACTCCCGGGTTCTGCGTTCTGTCGACCTCTTCCATTTGTCCACGTCCCAACACTGAGCATGCCCGGGGAACCCTGCCTGGCATTTCGGGGCCGGGCCAGGGGGTCCCCAGACTCCGCCAACCTGGCTGTGCTCTCCGGGTGGGAGAGCTTCGTCACCAGCACCTCCGTCCTGAGCCCTGGTCTGTTCTGCCTTAACTGCCACTCAGTGGTGTCTTTATTTTTGGCTTCTCCCGATGGATCTTTGCCCATCTCATCTCCTTCACCTGCTGCACTTCCTAAAGAGAACTCAAATCCAGAGCAACGAGGGTCAGTAGCAGAatcaggagccccatgtggggcatGACCTGGGCCCGTTCCCTCCTGTCCATCTGCAGTGCCTCCGGGGGTCCTGGAAGGGGCCTGCTGGAGAGATGGCGTGTGGGCATGCTCACTGttggggggccggggccggggctcgggggggcaggtggaggcctGCTGCTGTTTTCTCTCACTCATTTCCTAGGTCTtcttgtctcctctctgtgtggctctggTGACAGGGACGATCCGTAAGGCTCAGAACCTTCTGAAACAGTATTCCCAGCATGGTCTAGATGGGAAAAAGGGGGGCTCTAACCTCATTCCTCTGGAAGGTAATCACCCTGTGTTCTTCTcctgttccctcctcctccaccatgtGTCCACTCTCGTGGCAGGGCAGAGCCTCCAAGCCCCCAGGAGGGCCATGGGAGAGTCCCTgagaggggagcaggggtgggaacAGCAGGTCCCTGGTGCTGCTCGTTCCAGATGGCCACAGGGGTAGGTGTCGTGGCCTCGGCCTGGTCCTGGCGGGCTGACGGCAGCTCTGCCCTCCCTGAGGCTTcctactccctccctccccgtctCTGTCCTTGTCTTCTATTTGAACTCAGAGAAAGTTCTTTGTCATGGGCAGCCCTTTCACGCTCAGACCAGCAGTGGCAGGATCAAGCCGGCCTAGGCCTCCgggccacccccacctcccctggctTTAGAGAGGGGAGGGTGTGCCGCAAAGGGGATGGGCAGCCTGTAGGCCGGGTCCCTCCTTGCCTCCTATCAGAGGAGGGACAGCCCTGCCCTGGTGGACCTGACCCTCCTTCCAAAGAATAATCCTTGGAACAAAAGGAGGCTGTCCCGTTTCACTCAGCAGTGACATTACTCTAACTGGGTCTCTCCCCAAATATGGTGAGGTGGGTAAACCCCCTGGGGCTGAGCATCAGATCCTCTGGAGCTGCCAGAAGCTCTCCAGAACCCTCCTTGGTCGTCCCGCAGGCTTTCTCTTGGCCTTGGGCTTGGAGAACCAGCTCCCAAGGACGGTCTGGGACACTGCGAGTCAGGCTTGAAATGGCTGTTCCCAAGGTGGTCCGAGGCAGAGGAGGGCCTCAGAGCCCCCTCCCGGGGCCCTTCTCACACCCCCATCTCACATCCCCTCCTGGAGGTTGAGGGCTTCTTCCCCGGCCCCGAGGGGCAGCCCACCCGGCCCCTGGATAAACGCTGCTTGTGTCTGTGCGGCCGACGTCTTGCTAGGTCACGAGCATGATTTCCGAGTTAAGCACCTGTCCGAGGCCCTGAACGACAAGCACGGGCCGCTGGCTGGTGAGTACCGCAGCCCAGCCCGAGGGCAGCCGCCGCTGCCTTGGCAACAGTCCCCGGAGGGCTCCGCTCTGAGGATGAGCCAGGcctgtttgcctctctctctctcaagtctcTCTTTTGGGCACTAggtctccttgtctctctccagATGGGAGTGTATGCCTGGCTCTCAGGGCCTGGGCCAAGGGGAGAAGTCGCCGCTACTTGGACGGCGGCTCCCTGGCGGGCAGGGAGCCCTGACATCTGACTCCACCAACAGCTCTAAAGCTCTGACTCGGAGCCCGTTTCTTTGCTTATGGGACCAGGTTGCCTGCgggtgccccctgccccagcctccactAGTGGGTCCCAGTCTCCTTTTGAGCCAGCTGACCAGCCAGGAGCCCTCCTTTTCTGGGACTCACATTGCCTCTTCTCAGAGTGTAACCCTGTGCCAGCTAGCCTCATAGGCCATAGTCCACCACTGCCTTCTTAGACATTCCAGAATGTCTGGTGGGGCTGAGAACTGCCCTCAGTGACCTAGCATTTTCTCAGATGGGTGACCACAGTGCCCTTGAGACAGGCACTGCCTCTCGCCCACCCTGGCCACCCTCTTTCTGGTGCAGTTCAGAATCCTAAGTCCTGGGGTCAGGCATACCGTGGCTAGGAAGCCGATTTAGGGCTCTTCCCTCTTTATCCCCTCATCGATCTCCCTACCACCTTTAGTACCTGATGCTCTGGGACGTAAACACTGTCCAGCAGAGCTGAAAATGAAGCCAGGACAAAGGCTGGATTCAGCCCCGTTTTTCCTTTTGAGCAGTCAGGCCTGCTGGAATCCTCTCAGCTTTCTGCCAGAAtagtcctcctcctccccatctcctgctGGCCCGAGCTAcaggccaggagctggggagacCCAGCAGGGAGAGCGGCTTCCCGCAGGCCAGCAGCTCAGGGGCACTGCTGTCCCTCCAGGGAGAGACGACACGCTAGATGTGGAGACCGACGCCTACATTCACTGTGTCAGTGCCTTCGTCAAGTTGGCCCAGAGCGAGTACCAGCTGCTGATGGACGTCATCCCTGAGCACCATCAGAAAAAGACCTTTGATTCTCTGATCCAGGtgctgccccgcccccaccctgctcctgggTCCTGACCAGATGCCCCAGCAGAAGCTGCCACCACAGAAGCTCACGTTTGGGACAGACCTGTTGTCCTGTAGCCTTCAACTAGAGCCACAcaactagtgtgtgtgtgtgtaggggggcgGGGGTTCCTCCCCATTGCTGCCCCCTGCTGAGGCAGGGGCCCCTGGGAAGCCGCTCacacccctctgcccccctgtGAGCCGCATCCTTGCCATGCTCTCCCAGGATGCACTGGACGGGCTGATGCTCGAAGGGGAGAACATCGTGTCTGCTGCCCGCAAGGCCATCATCCGACACGACTTCTCTGCCGTGCTCACTGTCTTCCCCATCCTGCGGCACCTCAAGCAGACGAAGCCCGAGTTTGACCAGGTGCTCCAGGTATGTGGGTAGGAAGACCCGGGGACACAGGGAGGAGGAATCGTGCTGCCTGGCATGGCCTCCCAAGGGGTGCAGCTTCTCTGCCCTCATGCCTCCAGTCAGAAGGTGAGCGGAAGCAGCTTCTACACGGGGCCGCAGATGTAGGCACACACTCACAGGGTGACCGAACAGGAGTGGGAGCCCTGcagtgaggggcagggaggcagctggCGGGGAGCCAGGCTCAGCTCTGCAGCCGTGTGCGTCCTTAGGGTACAGCTGCCAGCACCAAGAACAAGCTGCCCGGCCTCATCACCTCCATGGAGACAGTTGGAGCCAAGGCATTGGAGGACTTTGCCGACAACATCAAGgtgctctccctctccatctgcggCCCTAGAACTGTGGGCAGGACCCCCAGGGGCCTGCCTCGGGGGCTCCTACGGAAACCAAGCCACCCAGCTAGCCCATTGACTAGCTGGCTGTGCTGCTAGTCAATACCCAGGGGGCTCCAGAGCCTCTGAGGGGTGAGGCTGCTGCCCTATTTTTCCTGTCCCATCTCTCACCTGTGTGCCTGAGGGGCACCCCAACACCTCTCTGCCAGGAGGTGGCATCGGGTGCAGACAGCCTGGGCCCCGGGGTGGAGCGCAAGGCCTTGGAAGCAGGTTCAGGAAGTTGGGACTGTTTTTTCCACAGAATGATCCAGACAAGGAATACAACATGCCCAAGGATGGCACCGTGCATGAGCTCACAAGCAATGTAGGTGCTGCCCCGGGttgcctggggaggggagggacccaGCCTGGCCCAGAGCTTGTGGCAGGATAGATGGCAAAGTATTTCGTGTCTCCAGTAGACTGGATCATTCAGGGCAGGAAGCTTGCAACCACTCTTCCCTTGGCAGACCCCAGGCCCTGCACTTGCCCTGGAACGGTCAGAAGGGGTGTGTTTGGGAGGTGATCTGACTCTAAGGTCCTGCCCTTGACCTTCTCCCTGGACCTGTTTTCTCCCCACACAGGCCATCCTTTTCCTACAGCAACTCCTGGATTTCCAAGAGACAGCCGGGGCGATGCTGGCCTCCCAAGGTACTTGGCACCTCCCAGTGGGGCCCCCTCCCCATACCCCACTCCTCCCTCTTGTCTGGAGACACAGGGTTACTGGCCACCTCTGGGAGAGATTTCCTCCGGCTCTGTGAAGTGGGGTTTGACTGTGCCTTTCCTGACCCGACCTCCCTCCCTTCTCGCTCCTTCCACCGTCCTCGCTCTGGAGAGTGGCACTCCCTGGTTCGAAGATGCCCTGCCTGCCTCGCCCCTCCTTCCGCATTTCTCCATCTGCTCTTGGGTTCGCCTGTCCTCCCGATTAGTCTCACACAGCTGACCGTTCCGTGGGCTGGCGCCTCAGGGCCAGCCGGGTGTCTTCCCACTGACTGCTGCCCTGGCATTGGAGCTGGGGAGGTTGGCATGGAAGGAGGTTGGCATTTCTGAGCACCAAGACCCAACCCAATTTGTTGGGGCCCCcgggccctccccctccctccattttGGGGGCGAGGGAGCCAGGAGCGGCCTCTGGCCTGCAGTTCTCTAGATCCCCACTTCGCTGCGTGCTCCCTCACCTTCCGGGGAGCAGCCTGGGTGTGTCCTGCTGTCTGTGTTCTGGCTGTCACGGGGAGGGGTCTGCTTGCTCGGGGACACGGTTGCTAACCTGTGTTTGCACTTTGCgtctttctcccttctttgtctccccttcccctctgagTGCACTGCCTTTCACTCCGTAGTTCTTGGGGACACATACAATATTCCTTTAGACCCCCGAGGTAAGCGGCAGGGCTCTACAGCCCCATCCTACCCCTCTGAAACCCCATGGGTGAGATTCCTTAGGGACAGAGGCACCCAGACAGACTCAGGACCTATTGGGAGCGGGGATCAGAGGGGATGTGGGTTTCTCTAGGGCACTCCCAACTCTCTCAGCTCCCAGCAAGGCTGGCTGCACCCTCCAGGCTAGCCTagtgcctgccccctccctccccatatACCCTCACCACCACCTCCTTGGCCTTCTGTTTGTCTAGAGGGGCCCAGTAGAGGAGGTTGTGGGAAGtgggggagaaaggggaaaggcCATAGGGAGCCCACTCTGAGACCCTGCTGTTCACAAATATGATAAGTGGACCTTATAGAGAGCACCTTGCATTAGTTGGGGCTGGGGGGAAAGGGGTGTCCCACTCCTGTGCCCCCAGACTTCCTGCTGATCATGGGCCAGCTCATTAATCCTGCCACCTATCACCATAGAGGGGcttgccctgggctccaggaagAGGCTGCCCAGGGGGTGCTCCTGCAGCAGGTGGGAGCTTGGCAGCTCAGCAGACCAACCCCTTCCCCGTTCTGCGTCCAGTCTGCCTGAGGAAGGCtcagggcccccccacccccaccccaaggttTCCACAGCTGCtccaggggctgagggaaggcCAGAGAGGGTCCTGGCTGCTGCCATGGCTGCAGTGACAGGCCTCTCTTCTCCCAGAGACCAGCTCTTCAGCCACCAGCTACAGCTCCGAGTTCAGCAAGCGCCTGCTAAGCACGTATATCTGTGAGTGCTCTCTGGCTGGCCGGCAGCCCCCCgcgcccacctgcccacctccactggcgtttcccttccttcctctgtgcccTCCTGCTATTCCCAGTGCTCTCCTGAGCCTCACCTTTGGAATCGCAGCCTAACTTCCAGTTtaggggctgagctgggctgtgggcagagggCTCCTGAGGCTTGTGGAGTCTGGAGTTGGGAAGGACAAGGCTCTTGGGACAGGGACTGGGTCATTTAGGTCAGACTGCCCATGGATGTAGCCACACCCTCCCTGTGCAGGTAAAGTCCTGGGCAACCTGCAGCTGAACCTCCTGAGCAAGTCCAAAGTGTATGAGGACCCAGCTCTGAGCGCCATC
Protein-coding regions in this window:
- the EXOC7 gene encoding exocyst complex component 7 isoform X4, translated to MIPPQEASARRREIEDKLKQEEETLSFIRDSLEKSDQLTKNMVSILSSFESRLMKLENSIIPVHKQTENLQRLQENVEKTLSCLDHVISYYHVASDTEKIIREGPTGRLEEYLGSMAKIQKAVEYFQDNSPDSPELNKVKLLFERGKESLESEFRSLMTRHSKVVSPVLILDLISGEDELEVQEEVPLEHLPEGVLQDVIRISRWLVEYGRNQDFMNVYYQIRSSQLDRSIKGLKEHFRKSSSSSGVPYSPAIPNKRKDTPTKKPLKRPGHEHDFRVKHLSEALNDKHGPLAGRDDTLDVETDAYIHCVSAFVKLAQSEYQLLMDVIPEHHQKKTFDSLIQDALDGLMLEGENIVSAARKAIIRHDFSAVLTVFPILRHLKQTKPEFDQVLQGTAASTKNKLPGLITSMETVGAKALEDFADNIKNDPDKEYNMPKDGTVHELTSNAILFLQQLLDFQETAGAMLASQVLGDTYNIPLDPRETSSSATSYSSEFSKRLLSTYICKVLGNLQLNLLSKSKVYEDPALSAIFLHNNYNYILKALEKSELIQLVAVTQKTAERSYREHIEQQIQTYQRSWLKVTDYISEKNLPVFQPGVKLRDKERQMIKERFKGFNDGLEELCKIQKAWAIPDMEQRDKIRQAQKNIVRETYGAFLHRYGSVPFTKNPEKYIKYRVEQVGDMIDRLFDTSA
- the EXOC7 gene encoding exocyst complex component 7 isoform X8, whose amino-acid sequence is MIPPQEASARRREIEDKLKQEEETLSFIRDSLEKSDQLTKNMVSILSSFESRLMKLENSIIPVHKQTENLQRLQENVEKTLSCLDHVISYYHVASDTEKIIREGPTGRLEEYLGSMAKIQKAVEYFQDNSPDSPELNKVKLLFERGKESLESEFRSLMTRHSKVVSPVLILDLISGEDELEVQEEVPLEHLPEGVLQDVIRISRWLVEYGRNQDFMNVYYQIRSSQLDRSIKGLKEHFRKSSSSSGVPYSPAIPNKRKDTPTKKPLKRPGRDDTLDVETDAYIHCVSAFVKLAQSEYQLLMDVIPEHHQKKTFDSLIQDALDGLMLEGENIVSAARKAIIRHDFSAVLTVFPILRHLKQTKPEFDQVLQGTAASTKNKLPGLITSMETVGAKALEDFADNIKNDPDKEYNMPKDGTVHELTSNAILFLQQLLDFQETAGAMLASQETSSSATSYSSEFSKRLLSTYICKVLGNLQLNLLSKSKVYEDPALSAIFLHNNYNYILKALEKSELIQLVAVTQKTAERSYREHIEQQIQTYQRSWLKVTDYISEKNLPVFQPGVKLRDKERQMIKERFKGFNDGLEELCKIQKAWAIPDMEQRDKIRQAQKNIVRETYGAFLHRYGSVPFTKNPEKYIKYRVEQVGDMIDRLFDTSA
- the EXOC7 gene encoding exocyst complex component 7 isoform X3; this translates as MIPPQEASARRREIEDKLKQEEETLSFIRDSLEKSDQLTKNMVSILSSFESRLMKLENSIIPVHKQTENLQRLQENVEKTLSCLDHVISYYHVASDTEKIIREGPTGRLEEYLGSMAKIQKAVEYFQDNSPDSPELNKVKLLFERGKESLESEFRSLMTRHSKVVSPVLILDLISGEDELEVQEEVPLEHLPEGVLQDVIRISRWLVEYGRNQDFMNVYYQIRSSQLDRSIKGLKEHFRKSSSSSGVPYSPAIPNKRKDTPTKKPLKRPGTIRKAQNLLKQYSQHGLDGKKGGSNLIPLEGRDDTLDVETDAYIHCVSAFVKLAQSEYQLLMDVIPEHHQKKTFDSLIQDALDGLMLEGENIVSAARKAIIRHDFSAVLTVFPILRHLKQTKPEFDQVLQGTAASTKNKLPGLITSMETVGAKALEDFADNIKNDPDKEYNMPKDGTVHELTSNAILFLQQLLDFQETAGAMLASQVLGDTYNIPLDPRETSSSATSYSSEFSKRLLSTYICKVLGNLQLNLLSKSKVYEDPALSAIFLHNNYNYILKALEKSELIQLVAVTQKTAERSYREHIEQQIQTYQRSWLKVTDYISEKNLPVFQPGVKLRDKERQMIKERFKGFNDGLEELCKIQKAWAIPDMEQRDKIRQAQKNIVRETYGAFLHRYGSVPFTKNPEKYIKYRVEQVGDMIDRLFDTSA
- the EXOC7 gene encoding exocyst complex component 7 isoform X5, with the protein product MIPPQEASARRREIEDKLKQEEETLSFIRDSLEKSDQLTKNMVSILSSFESRLMKLENSIIPVHKQTENLQRLQENVEKTLSCLDHVISYYHVASDTEKIIREGPTGRLEEYLGSMAKIQKAVEYFQDNSPDSPELNKVKLLFERGKESLESEFRSLMTRHSKVVSPVLILDLISGEDELEVQEEVPLEHLPEGVLQDVIRISRWLVEYGRNQDFMNVYYQIRSSQLDRSIKGLKEHFRKSSSSSGVPYSPAIPNKRKDTPTKKPLKRPGTIRKAQNLLKQYSQHGLDGKKGGSNLIPLEGRDDTLDVETDAYIHCVSAFVKLAQSEYQLLMDVIPEHHQKKTFDSLIQDALDGLMLEGENIVSAARKAIIRHDFSAVLTVFPILRHLKQTKPEFDQVLQGTAASTKNKLPGLITSMETVGAKALEDFADNIKNDPDKEYNMPKDGTVHELTSNAILFLQQLLDFQETAGAMLASQETSSSATSYSSEFSKRLLSTYICKVLGNLQLNLLSKSKVYEDPALSAIFLHNNYNYILKALEKSELIQLVAVTQKTAERSYREHIEQQIQTYQRSWLKVTDYISEKNLPVFQPGVKLRDKERQMIKERFKGFNDGLEELCKIQKAWAIPDMEQRDKIRQAQKNIVRETYGAFLHRYGSVPFTKNPEKYIKYRVEQVGDMIDRLFDTSA
- the EXOC7 gene encoding exocyst complex component 7 isoform X2; the protein is MIPPQEASARRREIEDKLKQEEETLSFIRDSLEKSDQLTKNMVSILSSFESRLMKLENSIIPVHKQTENLQRLQENVEKTLSCLDHVISYYHVASDTEKIIREGPTGRLEEYLGSMAKIQKAVEYFQDNSPDSPELNKVKLLFERGKESLESEFRSLMTRHSKVVSPVLILDLISGEDELEVQEEVPLEHLPEGVLQDVIRISRWLVEYGRNQDFMNVYYQIRSSQLDRSIKGLKEHFRKSSSSSGVPYSPAIPNKRKDTPTKKPLKRPGTIRKAQNLLKQYSQHGLDGKKGGSNLIPLEGHEHDFRVKHLSEALNDKHGPLAGRDDTLDVETDAYIHCVSAFVKLAQSEYQLLMDVIPEHHQKKTFDSLIQDALDGLMLEGENIVSAARKAIIRHDFSAVLTVFPILRHLKQTKPEFDQVLQGTAASTKNKLPGLITSMETVGAKALEDFADNIKNDPDKEYNMPKDGTVHELTSNAILFLQQLLDFQETAGAMLASQETSSSATSYSSEFSKRLLSTYICKVLGNLQLNLLSKSKVYEDPALSAIFLHNNYNYILKALEKSELIQLVAVTQKTAERSYREHIEQQIQTYQRSWLKVTDYISEKNLPVFQPGVKLRDKERQMIKERFKGFNDGLEELCKIQKAWAIPDMEQRDKIRQAQKNIVRETYGAFLHRYGSVPFTKNPEKYIKYRVEQVGDMIDRLFDTSA
- the EXOC7 gene encoding exocyst complex component 7 isoform X1, encoding MIPPQEASARRREIEDKLKQEEETLSFIRDSLEKSDQLTKNMVSILSSFESRLMKLENSIIPVHKQTENLQRLQENVEKTLSCLDHVISYYHVASDTEKIIREGPTGRLEEYLGSMAKIQKAVEYFQDNSPDSPELNKVKLLFERGKESLESEFRSLMTRHSKVVSPVLILDLISGEDELEVQEEVPLEHLPEGVLQDVIRISRWLVEYGRNQDFMNVYYQIRSSQLDRSIKGLKEHFRKSSSSSGVPYSPAIPNKRKDTPTKKPLKRPGTIRKAQNLLKQYSQHGLDGKKGGSNLIPLEGHEHDFRVKHLSEALNDKHGPLAGRDDTLDVETDAYIHCVSAFVKLAQSEYQLLMDVIPEHHQKKTFDSLIQDALDGLMLEGENIVSAARKAIIRHDFSAVLTVFPILRHLKQTKPEFDQVLQGTAASTKNKLPGLITSMETVGAKALEDFADNIKNDPDKEYNMPKDGTVHELTSNAILFLQQLLDFQETAGAMLASQVLGDTYNIPLDPRETSSSATSYSSEFSKRLLSTYICKVLGNLQLNLLSKSKVYEDPALSAIFLHNNYNYILKALEKSELIQLVAVTQKTAERSYREHIEQQIQTYQRSWLKVTDYISEKNLPVFQPGVKLRDKERQMIKERFKGFNDGLEELCKIQKAWAIPDMEQRDKIRQAQKNIVRETYGAFLHRYGSVPFTKNPEKYIKYRVEQVGDMIDRLFDTSA
- the EXOC7 gene encoding exocyst complex component 7 isoform X7, which translates into the protein MIPPQEASARRREIEDKLKQEEETLSFIRDSLEKSDQLTKNMVSILSSFESRLMKLENSIIPVHKQTENLQRLQENVEKTLSCLDHVISYYHVASDTEKIIREGPTGRLEEYLGSMAKIQKAVEYFQDNSPDSPELNKVKLLFERGKESLESEFRSLMTRHSKVVSPVLILDLISGEDELEVQEEVPLEHLPEGVLQDVIRISRWLVEYGRNQDFMNVYYQIRSSQLDRSIKGLKEHFRKSSSSSGVPYSPAIPNKRKDTPTKKPLKRPGRDDTLDVETDAYIHCVSAFVKLAQSEYQLLMDVIPEHHQKKTFDSLIQDALDGLMLEGENIVSAARKAIIRHDFSAVLTVFPILRHLKQTKPEFDQVLQGTAASTKNKLPGLITSMETVGAKALEDFADNIKNDPDKEYNMPKDGTVHELTSNAILFLQQLLDFQETAGAMLASQVLGDTYNIPLDPRETSSSATSYSSEFSKRLLSTYICKVLGNLQLNLLSKSKVYEDPALSAIFLHNNYNYILKALEKSELIQLVAVTQKTAERSYREHIEQQIQTYQRSWLKVTDYISEKNLPVFQPGVKLRDKERQMIKERFKGFNDGLEELCKIQKAWAIPDMEQRDKIRQAQKNIVRETYGAFLHRYGSVPFTKNPEKYIKYRVEQVGDMIDRLFDTSA
- the EXOC7 gene encoding exocyst complex component 7 isoform X6; this encodes MIPPQEASARRREIEDKLKQEEETLSFIRDSLEKSDQLTKNMVSILSSFESRLMKLENSIIPVHKQTENLQRLQENVEKTLSCLDHVISYYHVASDTEKIIREGPTGRLEEYLGSMAKIQKAVEYFQDNSPDSPELNKVKLLFERGKESLESEFRSLMTRHSKVVSPVLILDLISGEDELEVQEEVPLEHLPEGVLQDVIRISRWLVEYGRNQDFMNVYYQIRSSQLDRSIKGLKEHFRKSSSSSGVPYSPAIPNKRKDTPTKKPLKRPGHEHDFRVKHLSEALNDKHGPLAGRDDTLDVETDAYIHCVSAFVKLAQSEYQLLMDVIPEHHQKKTFDSLIQDALDGLMLEGENIVSAARKAIIRHDFSAVLTVFPILRHLKQTKPEFDQVLQGTAASTKNKLPGLITSMETVGAKALEDFADNIKNDPDKEYNMPKDGTVHELTSNAILFLQQLLDFQETAGAMLASQETSSSATSYSSEFSKRLLSTYICKVLGNLQLNLLSKSKVYEDPALSAIFLHNNYNYILKALEKSELIQLVAVTQKTAERSYREHIEQQIQTYQRSWLKVTDYISEKNLPVFQPGVKLRDKERQMIKERFKGFNDGLEELCKIQKAWAIPDMEQRDKIRQAQKNIVRETYGAFLHRYGSVPFTKNPEKYIKYRVEQVGDMIDRLFDTSA